A region of Bacteroidota bacterium DNA encodes the following proteins:
- a CDS encoding NAD-dependent epimerase/dehydratase family protein: protein MKIFVTGATGLLGSNLVRELIKRGHELRVLTRPSSNLSTLEGLALEKVTGDLLDCNSLRKAAGDAEAIFHLAANTNIWPSRSEMVNLVNIEGTRNIICLAEELGIKRLIHVGTANSFGYGTKENPGNEDKEYMGLKYGIDYMDSKWRAQQLVINAVRDGLPALIVNPTFMVGAYDSAPNAGAMILAVHSQKLPGYSPGGRNFICVEDAAIGVANALDKGNIGESYIIGNENLSYKEVFRKIASVVGVEAPKRRIPKLGVLAFGMYGSLMYRITGRKPLVSYSMAKQSCEGFYYSSEKAIRELDLPQTKIEYGIQSSFDWLNANGYV, encoded by the coding sequence ATGAAAATTTTTGTTACCGGAGCAACGGGGTTATTGGGGAGTAATCTTGTCAGGGAACTTATTAAACGAGGTCATGAATTAAGAGTTCTCACCCGGCCCAGTAGTAACTTGAGTACGCTTGAAGGCTTGGCGTTGGAGAAGGTTACCGGTGATCTACTCGATTGTAACTCGCTCAGGAAAGCTGCCGGTGATGCGGAAGCAATTTTTCATCTTGCTGCTAATACAAATATATGGCCATCCAGAAGTGAAATGGTAAACCTCGTTAATATTGAAGGCACCAGAAATATAATATGCTTAGCAGAGGAGTTAGGTATAAAGAGACTGATACATGTTGGTACTGCAAATTCTTTCGGTTATGGTACTAAAGAAAATCCCGGAAATGAAGATAAAGAGTATATGGGATTGAAGTATGGTATCGATTATATGGATAGTAAATGGAGGGCTCAGCAACTTGTAATAAATGCAGTAAGGGATGGGTTGCCGGCCTTGATTGTGAATCCAACTTTTATGGTAGGAGCATATGATTCTGCTCCTAATGCAGGAGCGATGATTCTTGCGGTTCACTCGCAAAAATTACCGGGATATTCACCGGGAGGAAGAAATTTTATATGTGTTGAAGATGCAGCTATAGGCGTTGCCAATGCATTAGATAAAGGGAATATCGGCGAAAGCTACATAATAGGAAATGAAAATCTCAGTTATAAAGAAGTATTCCGTAAAATTGCCTCTGTTGTTGGAGTGGAGGCTCCTAAAAGAAGAATACCAAAATTGGGGGTGTTAGCTTTTGGAATGTATGGATCGTTAATGTACAGAATTACCGGAAGGAAGCCACTTGTTTCATATTCTATGGCAAAACAGTCTTGTGAAGGATTTTACTATTCTTCAGAAAAGGCAATTAGGGAGTTGGATTTGCCCCAGACAAAAATAGAATATGGGATACAAAGTAGTTTTGATTGGTTAAATGCAAATGGCTATGTGTGA
- a CDS encoding CPBP family intramembrane glutamic endopeptidase codes for MFEFFNIDMAFNRLDLRVVIPVIGTLLGFMVFWFTQKSDKLKEQYREKYGEDRGSANFIMFTRYLGAFSMGVLPASIFFIVFPETTFLKLGMGVYTETLISTIVWIVGLSIVIIPIVYFSAKKSENLTNYPQIRSRVWNRKMVLGNLASWAVYLLGYEFLFRGLLLFPLVEELGLWPAVAINIALYSGTHIPKGLSETTGAIPLSIVLCLLSVNTGTIWIAYFVHLVMAWTNTTVALKYNSEMQFVNR; via the coding sequence ATGTTTGAGTTTTTTAACATAGATATGGCGTTCAACAGGCTCGATTTAAGAGTTGTCATACCTGTTATTGGGACCTTGCTTGGCTTCATGGTGTTTTGGTTTACTCAGAAATCAGACAAGTTAAAAGAACAATATCGTGAAAAATATGGAGAGGATCGCGGATCAGCTAACTTTATAATGTTTACCAGATATTTAGGAGCTTTCTCTATGGGGGTATTGCCGGCATCAATATTTTTTATTGTTTTTCCCGAGACTACTTTTTTGAAACTAGGTATGGGTGTTTACACAGAAACCTTGATTTCTACTATAGTATGGATTGTTGGGCTTAGCATCGTAATAATTCCAATTGTTTATTTCAGTGCGAAGAAAAGTGAGAATCTGACTAATTATCCGCAAATAAGATCACGCGTTTGGAACAGGAAAATGGTGTTAGGTAATCTTGCATCCTGGGCGGTATATCTGTTGGGATATGAATTTTTATTCAGAGGCTTATTACTTTTTCCTCTTGTTGAAGAGTTAGGTCTTTGGCCGGCGGTTGCAATTAATATAGCGCTATATTCAGGAACTCATATTCCCAAGGGCTTAAGTGAGACTACAGGTGCAATTCCTTTGTCTATAGTTTTGTGTCTTTTGAGTGTAAATACAGGCACAATTTGGATTGCGTATTTTGTACATCTTGTAATGGCATGGACAAACACAACTGTTGCACTAAAGTATAATTCTGAAATGCAATTTGTTAACAGGTAA
- a CDS encoding T9SS type A sorting domain-containing protein, translating into MRKVVLSLVLVTLFSGYTVMAQEKSNEKKVDVKVEKKIIEKDGEQNKTTKVIVMKDGKVVLDEEGTDLTVREALRKAGISKDEIDNIEVKVDSDIMASRAGKRKMMWMNSDQEDYTFQFDMDDDFMMLHEGKRRPGRIPHNIHTRPFRPMMFPEGKISVYDFSKSDEDTKEFNNIQEKEIEFTILKIQAIRRGLFLEFETKKDALELSIKNAEGKKIFYEKNSGFDGKFSNQIPLINADAGVYVLEVKIGKRNWLQKLVVE; encoded by the coding sequence ATGCGTAAGGTTGTATTATCACTGGTACTTGTCACTTTATTTTCAGGCTATACCGTAATGGCTCAGGAAAAGTCGAACGAAAAGAAAGTAGATGTAAAAGTTGAGAAAAAAATCATCGAAAAAGATGGTGAACAGAACAAAACTACCAAAGTCATTGTAATGAAAGACGGAAAAGTAGTTTTAGATGAAGAAGGAACTGACTTAACTGTTAGAGAAGCTTTGAGAAAAGCAGGAATAAGCAAAGACGAGATCGACAATATTGAAGTTAAAGTTGATTCCGACATTATGGCCTCAAGAGCAGGTAAACGTAAAATGATGTGGATGAATTCCGATCAGGAAGATTATACTTTTCAATTCGATATGGACGATGATTTTATGATGCTACACGAAGGTAAAAGAAGACCCGGAAGAATACCACATAATATACATACACGACCATTTAGACCTATGATGTTCCCGGAAGGAAAAATTTCTGTTTACGATTTCTCTAAATCCGATGAAGACACAAAAGAGTTTAACAACATACAGGAAAAGGAAATAGAATTTACTATCCTTAAAATTCAGGCGATAAGAAGAGGACTGTTTTTGGAATTTGAAACTAAAAAAGATGCTCTCGAGTTATCGATAAAAAACGCTGAAGGAAAGAAAATATTCTATGAGAAAAATTCAGGTTTTGACGGTAAATTCAGCAATCAAATACCATTAATTAATGCTGATGCCGGAGTTTACGTTCTGGAAGTTAAAATTGGTAAGAGAAACTGGCTACAGAAACTCGTAGTAGAATAA